From Bacillus basilensis, a single genomic window includes:
- a CDS encoding NUDIX hydrolase: MGYIEDMRNLVGNHPLILIGSHAIILNEKNEILLQLRTDFNRWGIIGGALEYNETLEDALQREVYEETGLIIKNPELFRTYSGPDYFQIYPNGDQVHGVLVIYICREFHGELKCDQAESKELRFFPLDKLPITLHPVIKRIIKEFQQSN; the protein is encoded by the coding sequence ATGGGTTATATCGAAGACATGAGAAATTTAGTAGGAAATCATCCACTTATTTTAATAGGTTCACACGCCATTATATTAAATGAGAAAAATGAAATATTACTGCAGCTCCGCACAGACTTTAACCGCTGGGGTATTATTGGCGGCGCCTTAGAATATAACGAAACGTTAGAAGACGCGTTACAGCGAGAAGTATATGAAGAAACTGGACTTATTATTAAAAATCCAGAACTATTCCGCACATACTCAGGACCAGATTACTTTCAAATCTATCCAAACGGCGATCAAGTACATGGTGTACTCGTTATTTATATTTGCCGTGAATTTCATGGTGAACTTAAATGTGATCAAGCTGAGTCAAAAGAATTGCGCTTCTTCCCGCTTGATAAATTGCCTATTACTCTTCATCCAGTTATTAAGCGTATTATTAAGGAGTTTCAGCAATCCAATTAA
- a CDS encoding YbeF family protein — protein sequence MSESILIFCIYPLLICIFSIAVTYKVGTFYVMPMVTFLIFLMLSVTLYDPSFFFWVGMYTIFSFIISYITILFIKGYKVVERER from the coding sequence TTGAGTGAGTCAATTTTGATTTTCTGTATATATCCATTGCTTATTTGTATTTTTTCAATAGCTGTGACATATAAAGTAGGTACATTTTACGTGATGCCAATGGTAACATTTCTTATTTTTCTTATGTTAAGTGTTACATTGTACGATCCATCATTTTTCTTTTGGGTGGGCATGTATACTATTTTTTCATTCATTATTTCTTATATAACTATACTTTTTATAAAGGGATATAAAGTTGTAGAAAGAGAACGTTAA
- a CDS encoding VOC family protein has protein sequence MKIEHVAIWVNDLEGMRDFYKQYFNGEENSLYHNPKKQFESYFITFEGGARLELMKQVGIDEKVQIQTIGYAHIAFSVGSKEKVNELTNTLREAGYPLLNGPRTTGDGYYESVVSDPEGNQIEITI, from the coding sequence ATGAAAATTGAACATGTAGCAATTTGGGTGAATGATTTAGAAGGAATGCGTGATTTCTATAAACAGTACTTTAATGGTGAAGAAAATAGCTTATATCACAATCCGAAAAAGCAGTTTGAATCTTATTTTATAACTTTTGAAGGCGGTGCGCGTCTAGAACTTATGAAGCAGGTAGGGATAGACGAGAAAGTACAAATACAAACAATAGGATATGCGCATATTGCTTTTTCTGTAGGTAGTAAAGAAAAAGTGAACGAATTAACTAATACATTAAGAGAAGCAGGATACCCCCTGTTAAACGGCCCGCGTACTACAGGGGATGGTTACTATGAAAGTGTAGTAAGTGATCCTGAAGGAAATCAGATTGAGATAACGATCTAA
- a CDS encoding ROK family protein has translation MSEQFVTQKSIKETILRGIRTVLLERGSATKVELSNTLEISFPTISKFIEKMKQDGEVTLAGLDDSSGGRRAKRYEYNPEYMLGLAIFLEKNETNYTIFNCLGEVKEQGSTSSMLIDTGVNLLSKHIEGLIATFPKISSISIGVPGSVDNGRIFYIPGYEKFQNFNLKSHLEELFSIPVVIENDMNAAVLGYHKNTGNNENSSLVYLYSGQNGPGAGIMVNGDVVRGSTFFSGEISFVPQYDNKNFLQALRSGDEVENSNNPEEYNIDAITRLIATCIAIINPHGFIFCDDEVNQFVIDQIVKSCPKYIPAEHIPKITASNWKEDYLYGLKSLGLDLMITTTNKEN, from the coding sequence TTGAGTGAACAATTTGTTACTCAAAAATCGATTAAAGAGACAATCCTTCGCGGCATTCGTACAGTTCTTCTGGAGCGAGGTAGTGCAACGAAAGTTGAACTTAGTAATACATTAGAAATCAGTTTTCCAACGATAAGTAAATTTATAGAAAAAATGAAACAAGATGGTGAAGTCACTTTAGCTGGTTTAGATGATTCAAGTGGTGGAAGAAGAGCGAAACGATATGAATATAATCCAGAATATATGTTAGGTTTAGCGATATTTTTAGAAAAGAATGAGACAAACTATACAATTTTTAACTGTTTAGGGGAAGTAAAAGAACAAGGAAGTACTTCAAGTATGTTAATTGATACGGGAGTAAATCTATTATCTAAACATATTGAAGGTCTTATCGCTACATTCCCGAAAATAAGTTCTATATCAATTGGTGTGCCTGGTTCGGTCGATAATGGTCGTATTTTTTATATTCCTGGATATGAAAAGTTCCAAAATTTTAATTTGAAAAGTCACTTGGAGGAACTGTTTTCTATACCAGTAGTAATAGAAAACGATATGAATGCTGCAGTACTCGGCTATCATAAAAATACTGGAAACAATGAAAATTCCTCACTTGTATATTTGTATTCAGGTCAAAATGGCCCAGGTGCGGGGATTATGGTAAATGGAGATGTTGTACGCGGAAGTACGTTTTTCTCAGGAGAGATATCTTTTGTTCCGCAATATGATAATAAAAATTTCTTGCAAGCTTTGAGAAGTGGAGACGAAGTTGAAAATTCTAATAATCCAGAGGAATATAATATAGATGCTATTACTCGTTTAATAGCTACATGTATAGCGATTATTAACCCTCATGGATTCATCTTCTGTGATGATGAAGTGAACCAATTTGTAATAGATCAAATTGTAAAAAGTTGTCCGAAGTACATTCCGGCAGAACATATTCCGAAAATAACAGCGAGTAATTGGAAAGAAGATTATTTATACGGATTAAAAAGTCTTGGACTTGATCTTATGATTACGACAACAAATAAAGAAAATTAA
- a CDS encoding MFS transporter — MEKNSADNHTKTLLASRNALFLLFALPGVAFATWISRTAATRDILAVSNAEMGWILFGLSVGSIIGLLSASHFIDGKGARDVIIGSMFFMIVGLLCLGINIYFASSMGAFGSLLVFGVGYGLAEVALNVEGSSIEQKLGTTLLPKFHGFFSVGTLVGALSGSVAATLHIPILYQFLAISVVFVLLVCMVYRFLPHGTGKKEKSRNKKRAKLTSLRMEKKVLLLGLFVLGMAFAEGSANDWLPIVIVDGHQQSVVTGSIMYTIFVLAMTLARMCSSYFLDRFGRVAVVRATIMMAIIGMTIVIFWSNSYFLALGVVLWGIGAALGFPIGLSAAGDGGENATSNVATVSIIGFTAFLVGPPFLGILGEAFGIRNALLAVLLFVILSGIVSPVTRENTSS, encoded by the coding sequence ATGGAGAAAAATAGTGCGGATAATCATACAAAGACATTACTGGCCTCTCGAAACGCTCTGTTTCTCTTATTTGCTTTGCCAGGTGTGGCATTTGCTACATGGATTTCAAGAACAGCAGCTACTCGAGATATTTTAGCAGTGTCAAATGCAGAAATGGGCTGGATTTTGTTCGGATTATCTGTCGGTTCAATAATTGGTTTACTGAGTGCAAGTCATTTTATTGACGGTAAGGGAGCTAGAGACGTTATTATAGGTAGTATGTTTTTTATGATCGTTGGATTACTTTGTTTAGGTATTAATATTTATTTTGCTTCTAGTATGGGGGCTTTTGGTAGCTTACTAGTATTTGGAGTAGGATATGGATTAGCAGAAGTTGCATTGAATGTAGAGGGTTCTTCTATTGAGCAAAAATTAGGAACAACTCTTCTTCCGAAGTTCCATGGCTTTTTTAGTGTAGGAACTTTAGTAGGTGCGCTCAGTGGCTCTGTCGCCGCCACGCTTCACATTCCAATTTTGTATCAGTTTCTTGCGATTTCGGTCGTGTTTGTATTACTTGTATGTATGGTATATCGTTTTCTTCCGCATGGAACAGGAAAGAAAGAGAAATCACGGAACAAAAAACGAGCGAAACTTACGTCCTTACGTATGGAAAAAAAGGTGCTTTTACTTGGTCTTTTCGTGCTTGGAATGGCATTTGCAGAAGGAAGTGCGAATGATTGGCTACCTATCGTGATAGTAGATGGACATCAGCAAAGTGTTGTGACAGGTTCTATTATGTACACCATTTTTGTATTGGCAATGACGTTAGCACGTATGTGTAGTAGTTATTTCCTTGATCGATTTGGTCGTGTCGCTGTTGTACGTGCTACTATTATGATGGCTATTATAGGAATGACAATTGTCATATTTTGGAGTAACTCATATTTTCTAGCACTTGGTGTAGTACTGTGGGGGATTGGTGCCGCGCTAGGTTTCCCAATTGGTCTTTCTGCTGCTGGAGATGGCGGCGAAAATGCGACTTCTAATGTTGCGACAGTTTCTATAATCGGTTTTACAGCGTTTTTAGTCGGACCACCATTTTTAGGGATACTTGGAGAAGCATTCGGAATACGTAATGCTTTGCTAGCTGTTTTATTATTTGTTATCTTGTCTGGAATTGTATCGCCTGTTACGAGAGAGAATACATCGAGTTAA
- a CDS encoding maltose O-acetyltransferase translates to MRTEKEKMLVGEMYIADDEELVADRVEAKRLTRLYNDAMETGDEQRFTLLNQLLGSSADGKAQINPDFRCDYGYNIHVGKSFFANFNCVILDVCEVRIGDNCMFAPGVHIYTATHPLHPVERNSGKEYGKPVKIGNNVWVGGGAIINPGISIGDNAVIASGAVVTKDVPNNVVVGGNPAKVIKTIDL, encoded by the coding sequence ATGAGAACAGAGAAAGAAAAGATGTTGGTAGGAGAAATGTATATTGCGGATGACGAAGAATTAGTGGCTGATAGGGTGGAGGCAAAACGTTTAACACGCCTTTATAACGATGCGATGGAGACAGGGGATGAACAACGTTTTACGTTATTAAATCAGCTTTTAGGTTCTTCAGCTGATGGGAAAGCCCAAATTAATCCTGATTTTCGTTGTGATTACGGCTACAATATCCATGTTGGAAAGAGCTTTTTCGCAAATTTCAATTGTGTGATTTTAGACGTTTGTGAAGTGCGAATCGGTGATAATTGTATGTTTGCACCTGGTGTTCACATTTACACTGCTACGCATCCGTTACATCCGGTAGAGAGGAATTCTGGCAAAGAATATGGAAAGCCGGTAAAGATAGGTAACAACGTTTGGGTTGGCGGGGGAGCTATTATTAACCCTGGTATTTCAATTGGAGACAACGCTGTAATTGCTTCAGGGGCAGTTGTGACAAAAGATGTACCTAATAATGTAGTAGTTGGTGGTAATCCAGCTAAAGTTATTAAAACGATAGACTTATAG
- a CDS encoding tryptophan--tRNA ligase, translating to MRGSFYFEKGGVRMSEKIMLTGIKPTGYPHLGNYIGAIKPALQMSKNNKGKALYFIADYHALNAVHDPSQFSSYTKEVAATWLSLGLGEDVIFYRQTEVPEILELAWILACLTPKGLMNRAHAYKAKVEQNKEAGLEVDAGVNMGLYTYPILMAADILLFQATHVPVGKDQIQHIEIARDIATYFNHTFGMTFTLPEYVIQEEGAILPGLDGRKMSKSYGNVIPLFAEQEKLRKLIFKIKTDSSLPNEPKELETLFTIYKEFATEDEIQSLREKYETGIGWGDVKKELFRVVDRELAAPREKYAMYIQEPNLLYEALEKGAERAREIAKVNLAEIKKRIGFERGR from the coding sequence ATGAGGGGCTCCTTTTATTTTGAGAAAGGAGGAGTTAGAATGAGTGAAAAAATAATGTTAACAGGGATTAAGCCGACAGGTTATCCGCATTTAGGAAATTATATTGGTGCAATTAAACCGGCATTGCAAATGTCAAAAAATAATAAAGGAAAAGCATTGTACTTTATAGCTGATTATCATGCGTTAAATGCTGTGCATGATCCAAGTCAGTTTAGTAGTTATACGAAAGAGGTAGCTGCTACTTGGTTATCGCTTGGACTTGGAGAAGATGTTATTTTTTACCGACAAACAGAAGTGCCGGAGATTTTAGAATTGGCTTGGATATTAGCGTGCCTAACTCCGAAAGGGCTTATGAACCGTGCTCATGCGTATAAAGCGAAAGTAGAGCAAAATAAAGAGGCAGGGTTAGAGGTCGATGCTGGAGTGAATATGGGGTTATATACGTATCCGATTCTAATGGCGGCTGACATATTACTATTTCAAGCTACTCATGTGCCAGTCGGGAAAGACCAAATTCAGCATATTGAAATTGCGCGTGATATTGCCACGTATTTTAACCATACATTCGGCATGACATTTACACTTCCAGAGTATGTCATACAAGAAGAAGGAGCAATATTACCTGGTCTTGATGGAAGAAAGATGAGTAAAAGTTATGGGAATGTGATCCCATTATTTGCAGAGCAAGAAAAACTACGGAAATTAATATTTAAAATCAAAACAGATTCATCACTTCCAAATGAACCGAAAGAACTAGAAACGTTATTTACGATATATAAAGAATTTGCAACAGAAGATGAAATTCAGTCATTACGTGAAAAATATGAGACTGGAATCGGATGGGGCGATGTGAAAAAAGAGTTATTCCGCGTTGTAGATCGTGAGTTAGCAGCACCTCGGGAGAAATATGCAATGTATATACAGGAGCCAAATTTATTATATGAAGCGCTAGAAAAAGGTGCTGAACGAGCAAGAGAAATCGCGAAGGTAAATTTAGCGGAAATTAAAAAACGGATTGGATTTGAGAGGGGACGTTAA
- a CDS encoding 1-deoxy-D-xylulose-5-phosphate reductoisomerase, whose product MVKYISILGSTGSIGTSALDVVSTHPEHFKIIGLTANYNIDLLEQQIKTFQPRIVSVATKELADMLRTRISTNTKITYGTDGLIAVATHPDSNLVLSSVVGVSGLLPTIEALKAKKDIAIANKETLVAAGHIVTELAKQNGCRLIPVDSEHSAIFQCLNGENNKEIDKLIVTASGGAFRDKTREEMKTLQAKDALKHPNWLMGAKLTIDSATLMNKGFEVMEARWLFDIPYEKIDVMIHKESIIHSLVEFIDGSVMAQLGAPDMRMPIQYAFHYPNRLPSSYEKLNLLEIGSLHFEKPNLEKFPCLQYAFECGKIGGTTPAVLNAANEIANALFLKNEIAFFDIEKTIYNTVEAHHNVNDPSLDAILEADQWARQYAHQLLIKKS is encoded by the coding sequence ATGGTAAAATATATATCCATTTTAGGTTCAACAGGATCCATCGGCACATCTGCATTAGATGTTGTTTCAACTCATCCTGAACATTTTAAAATCATCGGTTTAACCGCAAATTATAATATCGATCTTCTTGAGCAACAAATCAAAACGTTTCAACCTCGTATTGTAAGCGTCGCGACAAAAGAATTAGCAGACATGCTTCGTACGCGTATTTCAACCAACACAAAAATCACATATGGAACGGACGGCTTAATTGCGGTAGCTACTCATCCTGATTCAAATCTTGTATTAAGTTCTGTTGTCGGTGTTTCCGGACTACTTCCAACGATTGAAGCATTAAAGGCGAAGAAAGATATTGCCATCGCTAATAAAGAAACGTTAGTTGCAGCTGGACATATCGTAACTGAACTGGCGAAACAAAACGGATGTCGTTTAATTCCAGTCGATAGTGAGCATTCAGCTATTTTCCAATGTTTAAACGGAGAAAATAATAAAGAAATAGACAAATTAATTGTTACAGCTTCTGGCGGTGCATTCCGTGATAAAACACGTGAAGAAATGAAAACTTTACAAGCAAAAGATGCTTTAAAACATCCAAACTGGTTAATGGGGGCAAAACTAACGATTGATTCTGCCACATTAATGAATAAAGGATTCGAAGTAATGGAAGCAAGATGGCTATTTGATATTCCTTATGAAAAAATTGATGTAATGATTCATAAAGAAAGTATTATTCATTCTTTAGTAGAGTTTATTGATGGATCAGTTATGGCACAGCTCGGTGCTCCTGATATGAGGATGCCGATTCAATATGCGTTTCACTACCCTAATCGGCTACCTTCTTCTTATGAAAAATTAAATTTATTAGAAATTGGTAGTTTGCATTTTGAAAAACCAAATTTAGAGAAGTTCCCCTGTCTACAATACGCATTTGAATGTGGCAAAATTGGCGGTACAACTCCAGCCGTATTAAATGCAGCGAACGAAATTGCAAATGCACTATTTCTTAAAAATGAAATTGCATTTTTCGATATCGAAAAAACAATTTACAATACAGTTGAAGCTCATCATAACGTAAACGACCCTTCTCTAGATGCTATATTAGAAGCGGATCAATGGGCACGCCAATATGCACATCAATTGTTAATAAAAAAGAGCTAA
- a CDS encoding AI-2E family transporter — protein MEKINIRKRDKLKQFFREHNYLAVLLGFALLFINILLLTKISFVFTPFIVFLKTIFFPVLLAGVLFYILHPFVSLLEKKGVSRIVSIASIYLIVIGLFVFLVLTVIPIIKDQIDALIDNLPYFGHEIERAARRFGESNLLSKIQENLNIDVASMVKDYTVDFTKSLSSVTGNVTGFLSTVTEVVLTFVMVPFILFYLLKDGEQLPNHFLKFISEQRQPAAMRILDDMHYAISSYIRGQIIVSLFIGIMLLIGYLIIGIKYAVLLAILAMIVNIVPYVGPIIAITPALIIAFIDSPGMVLKVIIVMMVVQLAEGKFISPQVMGKKLDIHPITIIFIILTAGNLFGIMGIILAIPGYAILKVLVTHGYRFVKLNT, from the coding sequence TTGGAGAAAATAAATATAAGAAAAAGGGACAAGCTGAAACAGTTTTTTAGAGAACACAATTATTTAGCAGTGCTACTTGGATTTGCATTATTGTTCATTAATATTTTATTGCTAACAAAAATTTCTTTTGTGTTTACTCCGTTTATCGTCTTTTTAAAAACAATTTTCTTCCCGGTATTATTAGCGGGCGTACTATTTTATATTTTGCATCCATTCGTTTCACTCCTTGAAAAGAAAGGTGTTTCAAGAATCGTATCGATAGCCTCGATATACTTAATCGTAATTGGATTATTTGTGTTCTTAGTTTTAACGGTTATTCCTATTATTAAAGATCAAATTGATGCATTAATAGATAACTTACCGTATTTCGGTCATGAAATCGAACGAGCAGCACGTAGATTTGGAGAAAGTAATTTACTGAGCAAAATTCAGGAGAATTTAAATATTGATGTAGCGAGTATGGTAAAAGACTACACAGTTGATTTTACGAAGTCATTATCATCAGTAACAGGAAATGTAACTGGATTTTTAAGCACTGTTACAGAAGTGGTTTTAACGTTTGTAATGGTTCCGTTTATATTGTTCTATCTTTTAAAAGATGGTGAGCAATTGCCGAATCATTTCTTAAAGTTCATTTCAGAGCAAAGACAACCGGCAGCAATGAGAATACTAGATGATATGCATTATGCGATTAGTTCGTATATTAGAGGACAAATTATCGTTAGTTTGTTTATCGGTATTATGTTATTAATTGGTTACCTTATTATCGGTATTAAATATGCAGTACTGCTTGCTATTTTAGCGATGATTGTAAATATCGTTCCGTATGTAGGACCAATCATTGCAATTACACCAGCGTTAATTATCGCATTTATTGATTCGCCAGGGATGGTTTTAAAGGTAATTATTGTAATGATGGTTGTACAATTAGCAGAAGGTAAATTTATTTCTCCGCAAGTCATGGGGAAAAAGCTAGATATTCATCCGATTACAATCATATTTATTATTTTAACTGCCGGAAATTTATTTGGAATTATGGGGATTATTTTAGCGATCCCAGGATATGCGATATTAAAAGTGTTAGTTACGCATGGTTATAGATTTGTTAAGTTGAATACGTGA
- a CDS encoding GlsB/YeaQ/YmgE family stress response membrane protein — protein sequence MGWIITLIVGAIIGAIASSITGKNFLGGIFGNIIAGLLGASLGSRLFGSFGPSFGGIHVVPALLGAIVLIFIVSFVVKAARK from the coding sequence ATGGGATGGATTATCACATTAATAGTTGGTGCTATTATAGGTGCAATTGCTAGTTCTATAACGGGTAAAAATTTTCTGGGTGGTATATTTGGAAATATTATCGCAGGTTTATTAGGTGCTTCGTTAGGCAGTAGATTATTTGGATCTTTTGGGCCATCATTTGGTGGGATTCATGTTGTGCCAGCATTATTAGGAGCAATCGTGTTAATTTTTATTGTATCATTTGTAGTGAAAGCTGCAAGGAAATAA
- a CDS encoding GNAT family N-acetyltransferase, with protein sequence MILKLNATSCEVAASILQVQIPAYKIEANYLNSTAIPRLYDTVNDIQNCGETFYGYFSENKLVGFISFMQEEQLIDIHRLVVSPDFFQKGIATKLLIYIFNMFPSSTTYIVQTGKANTPAIALYKKHGFLEVTDIKITDRMILTQLKRQKT encoded by the coding sequence ATGATTCTTAAGTTAAATGCCACTTCTTGTGAAGTAGCAGCATCTATTTTACAAGTTCAAATTCCGGCTTATAAAATTGAAGCAAACTATTTAAACAGTACTGCAATCCCCCGTTTATATGATACTGTAAACGATATTCAAAATTGCGGTGAAACATTCTATGGATATTTTTCTGAAAACAAACTTGTCGGCTTTATTTCTTTCATGCAAGAAGAACAGCTCATTGATATCCACAGATTAGTTGTATCGCCCGATTTTTTTCAAAAAGGAATCGCAACGAAACTCCTAATTTATATTTTTAACATGTTTCCTTCTTCCACGACATATATTGTACAAACAGGTAAAGCAAATACCCCTGCTATTGCATTATATAAAAAACACGGCTTCCTTGAAGTAACCGATATAAAAATTACCGATCGTATGATTCTTACACAATTAAAAAGACAGAAAACATGA
- a CDS encoding CGNR zinc finger domain-containing protein, which translates to MNQNAPHELEYIREFLNTWKIPNDTREPIDLIQTEGDIKKFMKKYFHEEFPFHTIEELKSFREDIRMTIEGEGSLQKWLEKYPFHVHIKEHMKGITYEPVYEENVYTKILSIVFISIQENWWGRLKACPDCRWVFYDHSRNGSKRWCGMYAGEEGGRACGTIAKVKNYRAKRKGRSGYDV; encoded by the coding sequence TTGAATCAGAACGCACCACATGAATTAGAATATATTCGGGAATTTTTAAATACATGGAAAATACCAAACGATACGAGAGAGCCAATTGATTTGATACAAACAGAAGGGGATATAAAGAAATTTATGAAAAAATATTTTCATGAAGAGTTCCCTTTTCATACGATAGAGGAATTAAAAAGTTTTCGAGAAGATATTCGGATGACGATTGAAGGTGAAGGATCGTTGCAAAAATGGTTAGAGAAATACCCATTTCATGTACATATAAAGGAACATATGAAAGGTATTACATATGAACCAGTATACGAAGAGAATGTGTATACAAAAATATTAAGCATTGTGTTTATCTCGATTCAAGAAAATTGGTGGGGAAGGTTAAAAGCATGTCCAGATTGTCGCTGGGTATTTTATGATCATTCGCGTAATGGAAGTAAAAGATGGTGCGGTATGTATGCTGGAGAAGAAGGAGGAAGAGCGTGCGGTACAATTGCAAAAGTAAAAAACTACCGAGCGAAGAGAAAAGGGAGATCGGGTTATGATGTGTAA
- a CDS encoding MFS transporter, translating to MKSFSIPIRFMLISSFFMSFGYFAVYAFLAIYLLTFLHFSAIQVGTVLTVMTITSRVIPLFSGLIADKIGYIIMMIAGLFLRGIGFIALGICSDFYTISISSALIGFGTAFYEPAARAIFGSQPAHMRKNLFTYLNLSFNCGAIIGPIAGGFLLLLDPIYAFSLTGSLMLLFAFIFYLLKNHFQVTTEHTSITLGIQAILQNKSFILFSFIMIFFYIMFTQLTVALPLHMKNISNSNQLATLVITINAITGVVFMVLFRKLFHKYNTLSIIKYGVLLMSISFLLIPLFQHPYWLFICVILFTIGETLVLPNADIAIANYSNESYTATYFGFYQLSLAFGFIIGNYTGTSFTSNLNGMYTPWLIFGGIGLIGFISLHILNIKKGSSKEDIYLCNTSDL from the coding sequence ATGAAAAGTTTCTCAATACCGATACGTTTCATGCTTATTTCTTCATTTTTTATGTCTTTTGGGTATTTTGCAGTATACGCATTTTTAGCTATTTATCTATTAACCTTTCTCCATTTTTCAGCTATTCAAGTAGGAACAGTGTTGACGGTTATGACAATCACATCACGAGTTATCCCTTTATTCTCAGGATTAATTGCTGACAAAATAGGCTATATCATTATGATGATAGCCGGATTATTTTTAAGAGGAATCGGATTTATCGCTTTAGGAATATGTTCTGATTTCTATACAATTTCTATTTCCTCTGCACTTATTGGCTTCGGAACTGCATTTTACGAACCTGCTGCTCGCGCCATATTCGGCTCACAACCAGCTCATATGAGAAAAAATTTATTTACATATTTAAACCTTAGTTTTAATTGCGGTGCAATAATTGGACCAATTGCAGGAGGGTTCTTACTTTTACTTGATCCAATCTATGCTTTCTCTCTAACAGGATCTCTTATGCTGTTATTCGCTTTTATCTTTTACTTACTTAAAAATCACTTCCAGGTCACTACTGAACACACGTCTATTACATTAGGAATACAGGCTATCTTACAAAACAAGTCTTTCATTCTGTTTTCATTTATCATGATCTTCTTCTATATTATGTTTACTCAGCTTACTGTCGCACTTCCACTTCATATGAAAAACATTAGTAATAGCAATCAGCTTGCTACACTAGTTATTACGATAAATGCAATAACAGGCGTCGTATTTATGGTATTATTCCGAAAACTATTTCACAAATACAACACACTTTCCATTATTAAATACGGCGTTTTATTAATGAGTATTTCCTTTTTACTCATTCCTTTATTTCAACACCCATATTGGCTATTTATTTGTGTAATTTTATTTACAATCGGTGAAACACTCGTATTGCCTAACGCTGATATCGCTATTGCAAATTACAGTAACGAATCATATACAGCTACTTACTTCGGATTTTATCAACTATCACTCGCATTTGGTTTTATCATCGGTAATTATACCGGTACATCTTTTACATCCAACCTAAACGGAATGTATACACCATGGCTTATTTTCGGTGGAATAGGACTTATTGGTTTTATTTCACTACATATTTTAAATATTAAAAAAGGGTCCTCTAAAGAGGATATATACCTATGTAATACAAGCGACCTATAA